In the Aulosira sp. FACHB-615 genome, one interval contains:
- the xerC gene encoding tyrosine recombinase XerC → MVNSVKTSSSKAKKGQVSVREDSKSIKACFPRNYFADGKQVKLSTGIPLVSGWEVKAGQLQRRLQLELEEGKLDDGSGNFNIGRYQEILQEYGLKASLKNPRLVLVSDNQLPPKPELSSLEIWDIYCEYQKREWAITTVDKHTGIYRRYLDTAINHVGDNALQIREWLLDNRDHQNVKKILSHLSKAYALVIRQNLYSGKNYFDGLTEGIGSGKRVKEIKQDEYREDDEVESKDFAFTWDEAESIMEFLRTSEKPRFNHWYHFVSFKFLTGCRQGEAIALWWGDVKWDREIIVIDRSYSSTLRKFKPTKNETTRIFPMPKDGRLWNLLKELPQGEPNEVVFKNRVGNTINHCAFGDIWRGKRSFRPSGTYYYSGIVEELIEEGKVSKYLPPYNTRHTFITHQIYDLNREKDIVNAWCEHGEKISAKHYRNTSQIALQINPELPAHSVTQQSSDIEALKEELKQQQEKMKQQEELIRRLLENKNN, encoded by the coding sequence ATGGTAAACAGCGTCAAAACCTCATCAAGCAAGGCTAAAAAAGGTCAAGTATCTGTCAGAGAAGACAGTAAGAGCATTAAAGCGTGCTTCCCGCGCAATTATTTCGCGGATGGTAAACAAGTAAAGCTAAGTACTGGCATCCCGTTGGTTAGTGGATGGGAAGTTAAAGCAGGTCAGTTGCAAAGACGATTACAGTTGGAACTTGAAGAAGGGAAGCTTGATGATGGTTCTGGCAACTTTAACATCGGTCGTTACCAAGAGATTTTGCAAGAGTATGGATTAAAAGCTAGTCTTAAAAATCCGAGGCTTGTTCTTGTTTCAGATAATCAGTTACCACCTAAACCAGAGTTATCTTCACTTGAAATTTGGGATATATATTGTGAGTACCAAAAGCGTGAATGGGCGATAACAACAGTAGATAAGCACACAGGTATTTATCGACGTTATCTTGATACTGCTATTAATCATGTTGGTGATAATGCTTTACAGATTAGAGAGTGGTTACTTGATAATCGTGACCATCAAAATGTCAAAAAAATATTAAGTCATTTAAGTAAAGCGTATGCTCTAGTAATCCGACAAAATTTATATTCTGGTAAAAATTATTTTGATGGATTAACAGAAGGTATAGGAAGCGGAAAGCGTGTTAAAGAAATAAAACAGGATGAATATAGAGAGGATGACGAAGTAGAAAGCAAAGATTTTGCTTTTACGTGGGATGAAGCAGAATCAATTATGGAGTTTTTGAGAACATCAGAAAAACCAAGATTTAATCATTGGTATCATTTTGTAAGCTTTAAGTTTTTAACGGGTTGTAGGCAAGGTGAAGCAATAGCTCTATGGTGGGGGGATGTTAAGTGGGATAGGGAAATAATTGTTATTGACCGTTCTTACAGTAGTACGCTAAGGAAATTCAAACCAACGAAAAATGAGACTACGCGTATTTTTCCGATGCCAAAAGACGGCAGATTGTGGAATTTATTAAAAGAGTTACCACAAGGAGAACCTAACGAAGTTGTTTTTAAAAATCGTGTAGGTAATACAATTAATCATTGTGCATTCGGTGATATTTGGAGGGGCAAACGAAGCTTTAGACCCAGTGGCACTTATTATTATTCTGGTATAGTCGAGGAGTTAATTGAGGAGGGTAAGGTATCAAAATATTTACCACCGTATAACACTAGGCATACATTTATTACTCATCAAATTTATGACTTAAATCGAGAAAAAGACATCGTTAATGCTTGGTGTGAGCATGGGGAGAAAATATCAGCTAAACATTATCGGAATACGTCACAAATTGCTTTACAAATTAATCCAGAGTTACCAGCTCATTCAGTAACACAACAATCATCAGATATTGAAGCATTAAAGGAGGAATTAAAGCAGCAACAAGAGAAAATGAAACAACAAGAGGAATTGATTAGAAGACTGCTAGAAAATAAAAACAATTAA
- the lipA gene encoding lipoyl synthase, which produces MKKPDWLRVKAPQWERVGNVKEILRDLALNTVCEEASCPNIGECFNAGTATFLIMGPACTRACPYCDIDFEKKPKPLDPTEPARLAEAVRRMRLNHVVITSVNRDDLPDGGASQFVECITAVRNVSPHTTIEVLIPDLCGNWDALAIILQANPEVVNHNTETVPRLYRRVRPQGKYDRTLELLQRSRQIAPWLYTKSGIMVGLGETDSEIRQVMQDLRAVDCDILTIGQYLQPSQKHLQVDTFITPEQFAAWQAFGEELGFLQVVSSPLTRSSYHAEQVRELMERYPRRVLSADKSVISHQ; this is translated from the coding sequence ATGAAAAAGCCAGACTGGTTGCGAGTTAAAGCGCCTCAATGGGAGCGCGTTGGTAACGTTAAAGAAATTTTGCGGGATTTAGCACTCAATACGGTTTGCGAGGAAGCATCCTGTCCCAATATTGGTGAGTGCTTCAATGCGGGTACTGCCACTTTTTTGATTATGGGGCCAGCTTGTACCCGTGCTTGTCCTTACTGTGACATTGATTTTGAGAAAAAACCAAAACCTTTAGATCCTACAGAACCAGCCAGATTAGCCGAAGCAGTCCGCCGTATGAGGCTAAATCATGTGGTGATTACTTCTGTTAACCGAGATGATTTACCTGATGGTGGTGCTTCGCAGTTTGTCGAGTGCATTACGGCGGTGCGGAATGTGTCACCTCACACCACAATTGAGGTATTAATTCCTGATTTATGTGGTAACTGGGATGCTTTGGCAATAATTCTACAAGCTAACCCAGAAGTAGTTAACCATAATACAGAAACGGTTCCTCGCCTGTATCGTCGGGTGCGTCCCCAAGGAAAATACGATCGCACATTGGAATTATTGCAGCGATCGCGGCAAATAGCACCTTGGCTCTATACTAAATCGGGCATCATGGTAGGACTTGGCGAAACCGATAGCGAAATTCGCCAAGTGATGCAAGACTTACGCGCAGTCGATTGTGATATTTTGACAATTGGGCAATATCTCCAACCCAGTCAAAAACATTTGCAAGTCGATACTTTCATTACCCCAGAACAATTTGCTGCATGGCAAGCCTTTGGTGAAGAACTCGGATTTTTGCAAGTCGTTTCTTCTCCCTTAACCAGAAGCTCATATCATGCAGAACAAGTCCGGGAATTAATGGAACGTTATCCTCGACGAGTGCTGAGTGCTGATAAATCAGTTATCAGTCATCAGTAA
- a CDS encoding replication initiation factor domain-containing protein, translating into MKNISDSGDFLPDDISDSNSDIHFSTSHNECDLSGSESNKKLFGHIYRTDSVLDGHATPETLAQQHSQLAYPHIDHISFTSNLPTQQDYQALETLVSTTFGGIPGSPYPVKTQAKAHKNTGNNNRTKKERGYQLYSHAIDFSNGIHLEYSYPTKADNSPFALKMRFTVPGSVLGQLSILQQIQALKTLLATPNVKLTRVDLSIDFFNFPELLAKFECARATSSFFGATKTRVVGSTIYFGSKDSDKQLRIYDKALQLKINSQWLRYELQLRNDYSIKAIDALMKLINDGENISVAIALIATDEKYFDFKDKTNKKRDRCKRSDWWEQLLPQKNTTVGKI; encoded by the coding sequence ATGAAAAATATATCCGATTCTGGTGACTTTTTACCAGATGACATAAGCGATAGTAACAGCGATATTCACTTTAGTACAAGTCATAACGAGTGTGACTTATCTGGCAGTGAATCAAATAAAAAACTTTTTGGGCATATATATAGAACTGACAGCGTGTTGGATGGACACGCTACACCCGAAACCCTTGCCCAGCAACACTCTCAGCTTGCATACCCACACATAGACCACATCTCATTTACCAGTAACTTACCTACACAACAGGATTACCAAGCACTTGAAACCCTTGTCAGTACTACATTTGGCGGTATTCCTGGTAGTCCCTATCCGGTCAAGACTCAAGCAAAAGCGCATAAAAATACTGGCAACAATAACCGCACCAAAAAAGAACGGGGTTATCAGCTTTACTCTCACGCCATAGATTTCAGCAACGGTATACACCTTGAGTATTCATACCCAACAAAAGCTGATAACTCACCATTTGCCCTTAAAATGCGTTTTACCGTGCCTGGAAGTGTTTTAGGACAATTAAGTATATTACAACAGATACAAGCCTTAAAGACGCTCCTAGCTACCCCTAATGTGAAATTAACAAGGGTAGACCTATCTATAGACTTTTTTAACTTCCCTGAGCTACTTGCTAAGTTTGAGTGCGCTAGGGCAACTAGTAGTTTTTTTGGTGCTACTAAAACGCGGGTTGTAGGCTCAACAATTTACTTCGGCAGTAAAGACAGCGATAAGCAATTACGTATCTACGACAAGGCACTGCAATTAAAAATAAATTCCCAATGGTTGCGTTATGAATTACAGCTACGTAACGACTATTCAATAAAAGCTATTGACGCACTAATGAAACTTATTAACGACGGTGAAAATATTTCGGTTGCTATAGCGTTAATAGCGACAGATGAAAAATATTTTGATTTCAAAGACAAGACAAATAAAAAGCGTGACCGTTGTAAACGCTCTGATTGGTGGGAACAGTTATTACCTCAAAAAAATACCACCGTCGGAAAAATATAA
- a CDS encoding NAD(P)H-dependent glycerol-3-phosphate dehydrogenase: protein MQETTIAILGAGAWGTALANLAEANGHKVRLWSRHGTETLEAVLQNAQIVLSAISMKGVRDVALQVKSCPLSPETIFVTATKGLEPQTTATPSQIWQAAFPDHPVVVLSGPNLSAEIQQSLPAATVVASNITTAAEKVQLIFSAPRFRVYTNPDPLGVELGGTLKNVMAIAAGVCDGLKLGTNAKAALVTRGLTEMVRIGNFLGAKTETFYGLSGLGDLLATCNSPLSRNYQVGYQMAGGQTLTNVLANLPGTAEGVNTCQVLMQLAKQQNIYMPITEQVYRLLQGEVTPQQALDELMLRDIKPEYH from the coding sequence GTGCAAGAAACTACCATTGCAATTTTAGGTGCAGGTGCTTGGGGTACAGCTTTAGCAAATCTAGCAGAGGCCAATGGTCACAAAGTTAGGCTATGGTCACGTCATGGCACAGAAACACTAGAAGCTGTTCTCCAAAATGCTCAAATAGTGCTATCTGCTATTTCCATGAAAGGGGTAAGAGATGTTGCTTTGCAAGTAAAATCTTGTCCCCTTTCACCAGAAACAATTTTTGTCACAGCAACCAAAGGCTTAGAACCACAAACAACTGCTACGCCGTCACAAATTTGGCAAGCTGCATTTCCTGATCATCCAGTAGTGGTATTATCTGGCCCGAACTTATCAGCAGAAATTCAACAATCATTACCAGCTGCAACCGTAGTGGCCAGCAACATCACCACTGCGGCGGAAAAAGTGCAGTTAATATTTTCTGCACCACGTTTCCGGGTTTATACAAATCCCGACCCCCTGGGTGTGGAATTAGGGGGAACACTCAAGAATGTGATGGCGATCGCAGCTGGTGTCTGCGATGGCTTAAAATTGGGAACCAACGCCAAAGCTGCTTTAGTCACCCGTGGACTTACAGAAATGGTTCGCATCGGCAATTTTTTAGGTGCGAAAACGGAAACTTTTTATGGTTTGTCTGGTCTGGGAGATTTGTTAGCTACCTGCAATAGTCCTTTGAGTCGTAACTACCAAGTCGGCTATCAAATGGCTGGTGGTCAAACCCTGACAAATGTCCTCGCTAATTTGCCAGGAACGGCCGAAGGAGTTAACACTTGCCAAGTTCTGATGCAATTAGCAAAGCAGCAAAATATTTATATGCCAATTACAGAGCAAGTTTATCGCTTACTCCAAGGTGAAGTTACTCCTCAACAAGCACTCGATGAACTAATGCTACGAGATATCAAGCCGGAATATCACTGA
- a CDS encoding type II toxin-antitoxin system RelE/ParE family toxin, with protein MKSFTTPDFWQAYAKLAPEVKEQARKAYQLWQENPVHPSLHFKKVDKNLWSARISGGYRALALKKDDDYYWFWIGNHDEYEALLN; from the coding sequence ATGAAGTCCTTCACAACCCCTGACTTTTGGCAAGCCTATGCAAAATTAGCTCCAGAAGTGAAGGAACAAGCAAGAAAAGCATATCAACTTTGGCAAGAAAATCCTGTGCATCCTTCTTTACACTTCAAAAAAGTAGACAAGAATCTATGGTCTGCGCGTATTAGTGGTGGTTATCGCGCATTAGCTTTGAAAAAGGACGACGATTATTATTGGTTCTGGATTGGTAATCATGACGAGTATGAAGCTCTGCTGAATTAG